A single window of Nicotiana sylvestris chromosome 5, ASM39365v2, whole genome shotgun sequence DNA harbors:
- the LOC104236468 gene encoding laccase-12-like, giving the protein MEAFNSIANPLSSFFFICILLLLANAAFGKVHYHDFVIQATPVKRLCKTHNTITVNGQFPGPTLEVNNGDTLVVNAVNKARYNVTIHWHGVRQMRTAWADGPEFVTQCPIRPGKSYTYRFTIQGQEGTLWWHAHSSWLRATVYGALIIHPKEGESYPFAKPKRETPIMLGEWWDTNPIDVVRRATRTGAAPNVSDAYTINGQPGDLYKCSSKDTTIVHVDAGETNLLRVINAALNQQLFFTVANHKLTVVGADASYVKPFTTSVLMLGPGQTTDVLIIADQPPAKYYMAARAYASAQGAPFDNTTTTAILEYKAASCSSNCAKTNPVSPSLPAYNDTATATAFTTKFRSPRKVEVPTEIDENLFFTVGLGLNNCPRGARSRNCQGPNGTRFTASMNNVSFVLPSNYSLLQAHHQGIPGVFSTDFPAKPPVKFDYTGNVSRSLWQPIRGTKLYKLKYGARVQVVLQGTSIFTAENHPIHLHGYDFYIIAEGFGNFNPKRDTAKFNLVDPPLRNTASVPVKGWTVIRFVADNPGVWLMHCHLDVHIGWGLGMAFIVENGVSELESLEAPPVDLPVC; this is encoded by the exons atgGAGGCATTCAACAGCATTGCTAACCCTTTGagttctttcttctttatatgcATTTTGCTTCTCTTGGCAAATGCAGCATTTGGAAAAGTTCACTACCATGATTTTGTT attcaAGCAACACCAGTGAAGAGGCTGTGCAAAACTCACAACACCATAACGGTGAACGGACAATTCCCTGGACCAACATTGGAAGTAAACAACGGGGACACTCTAGTTGTCAACGCTGTCAATAAAGCTCGATATAATGTCACAATTCACTG GCATGGAGTAAGGCAAATGAGAACAGCATGGGCAGATGGACCAGAATTTGTCACTCAGTGTCCAATTAGACCAGGAAAGAGTTACACTTACCGGTTTACAATTCAAGGACAGGAAGGAACTCTTTGGTGGCACGCTCACAGCTCGTGGCTCAGGGCTACGGTTTATGGAGCTCTAATTATCCATCCAAAAGAAGGCGAATCCTATCCATTTGCTAAGCCCAAAAGAGAAACACCAATTATGCTTG GTGAGTGGTGGGATACAAACCCGATTGATGTTGTAAGACGAGCAACAAGAACAGGAGCAGCTCCTAATGTATCTGATGCTTACACCATCAATGGCCAACCAGGTGATCTCTACAAGTGCTCAAGTAAAG ATACCACCATAGTGCATGTGGACGCTGGTGAAACGAACCTCCTTCGAGTTATCAATGCTGCACTCAATCAGCAACTTTTCTTTACTGTGGCCAACCATAAGCTTACTGTTGTTGGAGCAGATGCCTCTTATGTTAAACCCTTCACTACATCAGTCCTTATGCTCGGACCAGGCCAGACAACTGATGTCCTAATCATCGCCGATCAGCCACCAGCCAAATACTACATGGCAGCACGTGCCTATGCAAGCGCTCAAGGTGCACCCTTTGATAATACCACAACCACAGCCATCCTAGAGTACAAGGCAGCTTCTTGTTCTTCCAATTGTGCCAAGACCAATCCAGTTTCCCCATCTTTACCGGCATATAATGACACGGCCACTGCTACAGCCTTCACAACCAAATTCAGAAGCCCAAGAAAGGTCGAGGTGCCCACTGAAATTGACGAAAATCTATTCTTCACAGTCGGGCTAGGACTCAACAACTGCCCAAGAGGTGCTCGCTCCAGAAACTGTCAAGGTCCAAATGGAACTCGATTCACTGCCAGTATGAACAATGTATCTTTTGTACTACCATCCAACTATTCCCTGCTACAAGCACATCACCAAGGCATACCTGGTGTTTTCTCAACTGATTTCCCAGCAAAACCACCTGTAAAATTTGATTATACTGGCAATGTAAGCCGATCACTATGGCAACCTATTCGAGGAACGAAGCTGTACAAGCTGAAATATGGGGCAAGAGTGCAAGTTGTGTTACAGGGGACAAGTATCTTCACAGCTGAAAACCACCCAATTCATCTCCACGGATACGACTTTTACATCATTGCAGAGGGTTTCGGCAACTTTAATCCAAAAAGAGATACAGCTAAATTCAACCTTGTTGATCCACCTCTTAGAAATACGGCCAGTGTACCCGTCAAAGGATGGACAGTCATCAGATTTGTTGCAGACAATCCAG GAGTGTGGCTAATGCATTGTCACTTGGATGTTCACATTGGCTGGGGTTTGGGCATGGCGTTCATCGTCGAAAATGGAGTTAGTGAATTGGAATCATTGGAAGCTCCTCCAGTAGATCTTCCTGTCTGTTGA